From Lasioglossum baleicum chromosome 16, iyLasBale1, whole genome shotgun sequence:
cgtaccacccatttataatctagaaaataggttattttcaaaaattcaaagtgtttcttctataaatcagatgcgctctatcaaatgatgatatttttaacttccggtttcggccggaaataggtatgttttttattacggattcggattctatgtgtggaaaaaacaagaaacttttatctgaaacatttctttaaaaaaatgtcattttatgtccttTAAGTAACCTTCAAAATCCGTCTTggcgaaataatgttttcactatcTGTGAAtatagcccaatttttttattcaagcaatcaactttaatcaataaaatattttccactttgttcgatggatcttttgccatctttctgggttATGCCAAGAGCAgatagtgaaaacattatttcgccaagactcattttgaaggacataaaatgacattttttgaaaaaaagttTCAGGCAAAAGTTGCTTGTTTTTTTTgcatagaatccgaatccgtaataaaaaataccatgttccatttggaaaatgtaacttccggtgtctcaatcacctatttccggccgaaaccggaagttaaaaatatcaccatttgatagagCGCGTCTgatttatagaagaaacactttgaatttttgagaataacctattttctagattataagTGGGTGATACGggtggtctgggacaccctgtgtatacTCTTGCAAATAATAACGCGTGCGATTGATATGTTCGTGTACATTGaagaatatatatgtacatgtgtttcacaagaagaaatagaagtatttatacatatataaacggAAATAAAATTGCTATCTTTCACTCACCATACTCGAACATAACTTGATGTTAGATTTGTTATCGAAGAGTAAATCGCAGAAATTCAGTATACTCGGTTATTATGCAAAGAAAGAGAAGAATATTATACTTTTAAATGTgcctgaataataataatcaatgttcgtgaaaatcaatttttttcttgCCACTTTTTAccgtttaattattttcaaataatacgataaaaaagacgataactattttaatattatactatacgatttcaacttttttgggaagctagggcaattagtttactacaggatgtgaaaagaaattttttcaattccgatcaattgcaatttttggaaaaatttcttatcacatcctgtagtaaactaattgctctggcttcccaaaaaagttcgaatcgtatactACAATATTAAACTAGTTATCgtattttttagagcgtccttaaACTTTTGCCCACTACtgtatataataatgatatccACCATAATAAGGAACAAAACATGTCAATGTCACAAAATATGTCCGTGACTGCTctagaaaatcaattttcctcGCAGCTATACCACGCTTCTAAAAGTCTCCGTGCAATACGAACGTGTACGCGCGTAATTGAACGTAAACAAAAATTCAAGGTATCCATTAACAGATTAACTCGTTAATATAATCGAGTTTCCATTTCTACTACATTCCAGGTagtaaatattcaatgaaataattcatgagcatgtattaataaatatacGATTACATTAAAAATGTGTGTTCTCTTTACggatttgtgaaattaaaacaAACTTTCAGTATAATATATTCTAATGATAATAAGAGAGACTATATAAATATCGAATAGAAATCTAGAATACACGATCGTCTGTGTACATATGTAATTTCATACAAGGAAATTGAATTcgtataatttaaatttaatgtataatttatttttaatacacCTCGGTATTATATTCGTTTCTCTCGGTGAACTTaccttttttcgattttttttttaaaaaagtaccGACACGATCATATTCACGACAAAGCGAAAAGGGCAGCGGCGGAACAAAGCGTGTGACGCGAGTAGTAAAGTAGAAGAAACTGTAATATGTCAAGCCACAGCAAGTGAAGCAAAACTATCCACTACTGACCCCTATCGAAACAATCGatatatatgtacgtatataGAGTCAGGTATGATCGAACTGACATATCCTAACATCCGACGAATATTTTATCGTCGACAGGACTCTCCCTGTAGAATGAATTATTTCGTACGACGCGAGCTTTGCTCTACTATTCCCAATATTCCTTATTAACGCCGCGATGTATTCGAAACCACATTTcgaacattattaaatattcctcCGCGATTACGTTTATTCTACCCGCTAAGTTTACAATTGCGCGTGCGAACGATCGATGAAACACGATATACGTATTGTAAATATGATGCATCTGTTTTTAACCACGCGAATTCatcgaaataattcatttacgaTATTCGTGTAAGGAAATGGTGAAATCCAATAAGGAAAACATTATTATTCCTAACTCACACTTGTAATCCCATTGCAGAGAAAACTGTATAAAGTTGCACGGTAACaatgaaaatgtatattacaaaaTGTTCGTGTAAATATTCCTATAATACACGACGCTCGTCTCTGGAAACTAATTCTGCATATATTACattaagggcacgttctatgtattcgttcacacgcatccgcgcggtcgaacaatcgaaaacaaaaattgcgcggtcgaaaacgcgcggtttccgccgtgtctgaactagGGCTAACGTAATGTGTTCATTGTGCAACGTTACAGCGAGCAGATTCGATTTGCAATGTACCATTACTGCATTCAAACGCTATAACTACCTGGTTATCACGAGCGTTCATCTACGTACACAAATGTCAGTCTTCTAAAGTTTTCTCCGGCTTCGAGAACTTCCATCGAGAGTCGTTGAGCACGTGGAATGGAGCACGTGGAGCACGTGATTTTCTGCAACATTATCATTCGTGGTGATTTAGAAAACTCAATGAACTCGAAACAAAATACGTTACACGTGGAACTTGGCTGACCTGCGATCACCAACAACTTCCTCCTGGTGTTCGCTTTCAGGAAGTCCTCGTGCTCGATCTGGAGCAAATTCTTGATCCGCTGCAACTCCTTCCTGTTCTCCATTATTTCCAGCTGCTGCTCGCTCATCTCGTGCTGCATGTCCGCAAACTTCTGTTCCCTGGTGTTTATGATGTTCCTCAGTTCCCTGACGCAGTTATGATCCTTGAACTCGTTCTTGGGGATAACCAGACTGCATCCCTGATCGCAGAGCATAGGTCTTTCCAGATTGTACTCGCATTGCTCCAAGTGGGCAACCAGACTGTCTAGCTTGACTATGGCTCGGCATCCGTACATGGTATTGTCGCAGCTGACACAGAGGCGTGTTAGCATGTTTCTTAAGATTCGTGGAGCTGGCGCGAGTTGTTCGGAGGTGATTGGAGTATGGTCCAAGGGACAGGTGGCTTGTCTTTTCATCCATTCGTTGATGCAGGTTCGACAGAAGGTGTGCTCGCACTCGGGAATCTGTAACGTAACGTAATATATGCAGACTCTCCGGATTTAATGGAGTTATAAGAGAAATGAGAGCAAGTCAgatttaaaatagtgaaaatattaacCCTCGTAGCAAGTGTGCGAATGagcaagtgtaatttaaaacagtgaaaatattaaaagactttaaaagagtattaatatattatttttactacattaaaatgaagaatataaatttacatttagctcctgtgtcttgcaattgttgcacaaactttttattttgcgtaaacatCCAGAGTCTAGTAATATGTgaatgaacatattaaaaatctGATTCTAAAGGGAAAAAGAGTGGAGAGGAAAAGTAAGGTTATGTTAGTGTAAAGGCACGAAACTgattaatttaaatacattgttcgCGACAAACGACACGACTGCAAAGTGATTTTCATACGATTAAGTCGAATAATTGCTatttaacagaatttccgaAGAAAGTAATGTTATGTTCGTATAACGGCAtgaagataaaaaaataagGATACCTGAACTGGATCTTCCAGGACTCCGGAGCATATCACGCAAATTAGTTCCTGGTCAACTTCGCCCTGAAATCTGTTCACAGAGAAGCCCATACTGCGCGGTTACTCGCCTCCTTGCATTATTGACATATGATGACTGGAGACTGGACGTTGCTAGACGTGACCAGACCAGACTATTGTCAATGACCGTATCTGGAGTCTGGAGCAGGGGGTGCAACACTGGACACCCTTTTCTTCCGCAACAACAACAGACTCTCAATCCTTATATACACAGCTGCTATACACACTAACAAGAATATTGCACATATTTCTCACACATATAGTTCGCGTAGAAACATGCACCTGTCTATTATTTTAATCAAACACTAATCGAGACACCGTTACGTCAGATTACTGTGTCAAATGCGtgcgtataattaataaaatgcaCAATTATTACACAAAGAGATACACGTTTCAGTGGGAAAGGAAACTAAAACGCAGATATAACGggaggaataaaaatattgaataattaGAACAATTATTGTAACAAgcagaatattaaataaaatgttcGTCCGACACTTTTGTACGTCGCATTCGAAAGGTTCAATTTTCCCTCGCactcagtgatgccagaaatgcgcaacatttcacgcgcatgcgcggcgattagcTTCAGTATAATCACAGCCTACTCTAGTACTAGCCGTGCTGAAGGTAAAAATGGCAACAACGCGGGAGTCcgattgatatatatataccaatatACCTAACCCAACCCACTGAATCAGACTCTCAATCTCCCCTACCGGCCTCTCAGTTTCCCGCGTAGTTTTCAAATGTTCTCATCAGTGTGTAGTACACATTGTGTAGTACACATCGTGCAATAATGGAGCTAAGTATTCTTTATTAACTTTTTAGGTCTTTATCTTTGTGTGTAGCACATTTAATTAATACAATCTATTGTTCTTTCAATGCATTTCAATAACATTTTAATAGTATAGCATCTAGATTTTTACAAAATCATATACATACAGAGTTCTCcgaaaatttgttttacataGTTCTTTTCAAAAGTTTTATACCTTTTTTATTAGTTAATAATGCCACGGCGTTGTTGTGTCCCCAATTGTAAGGGAAATTATGATACTACtcttaaagaaaataattatatttctatatttaaattcCCCAAAGATGAGCAATTGCGGAAAAAATGGATGGCTGCTATTCCCCGTAAAAATTGGACACCAACAAAATATTCTGCAGTTTGTAGTCTGCATTTTGCAGAAACTGATATCCAAAGCTATCAGAATATTCCATCTCCTAACGGTGTACTGGAGAATGTTTTGTTCAGATGTCCAAGACTTATGGAAAATGCAATACCTTCCATTTTTTCCAATTCGCCATCAAAACGTGTACTACCACAAAGAAAAGATCCTATAGAGCGCAGGGAAAGAATAATTGAAAACCATGAAAATTTAGTTAGAGAGTTTATTGATTCTGATCTAATTAGTGGTTTCTTAAATTTGataaacaattataaagaaaagcTTGTAATTTCGAACCATTGGAGTATCAAAATAATGATGCGTATCATATGATGAAGCAATTCATGCCGAAAAAAAGATTAGATTAAAACGTATGTTTTCAAAATCGGCAAGTTCGTTTTCTTTTgctgatataaaaaataaattccaaatttgcaacgacgacgacgatgataaCGATCTTCGTGATGCTCCTGTTGATGTCAGCggtttttcagaaatttttgaCACTGATTATTTATCCACTTGTATTGTTGATGATTCCATTAAGATTCATATATCCGGTTATGGGTCCCATTCTgttgcaaaaaaattaaattgtgaTATATGCAAATTATTAATTGTGGAGGATAAAGGAAC
This genomic window contains:
- the LOC143217207 gene encoding E3 ubiquitin-protein ligase NRDP1-like isoform X1 gives rise to the protein MGFSVNRFQGEVDQELICVICSGVLEDPVQIPECEHTFCRTCINEWMKRQATCPLDHTPITSEQLAPAPRILRNMLTRLCVSCDNTMYGCRAIVKLDSLVAHLEQCEYNLERPMLCDQGCSLVIPKNEFKDHNCVRELRNIINTREQKFADMQHEMSEQQLEIMENRKELQRIKNLLQIEHEDFLKANTRRKLLVIAENHVLHVLHSTCSTTLDGSSRSRRKL
- the LOC143217210 gene encoding THAP domain-containing protein 1 A-like; protein product: MPRRCCVPNCKGNYDTTLKENNYISIFKFPKDEQLRKKWMAAIPRKNWTPTKYSAVCSLHFAETDIQSYQNIPSPNGVLENVLFRCPRLMENAIPSIFSNSPSKRVLPQRKDPIERRERIIENHENLVREFIDSDLISGFLNLINNYKEKLVISNHWSIKIMMRII